From one Paenibacillus sp. FSL K6-1330 genomic stretch:
- the rpoZ gene encoding DNA-directed RNA polymerase subunit omega produces the protein MLYPSIDEMMNKVDSKYSLVVAASRRARQLREGGVSELKNPKSHKFVGVALEEIYGDYVKIEKGQD, from the coding sequence ATGTTATATCCATCCATTGATGAAATGATGAATAAGGTAGACAGTAAATATTCTCTTGTGGTTGCGGCTTCCCGCCGTGCACGCCAGTTGCGTGAAGGCGGAGTCAGCGAGTTGAAGAATCCGAAATCCCATAAGTTTGTCGGTGTCGCTCTGGAAGAAATCTATGGCGATTACGTGAAAATCGAGAAGGGACAGGACTAA
- a CDS encoding DUF370 domain-containing protein, with translation MAIKLINIGFGNIVSANRIISIVSPESAPIKRIIQEARDRHMLIDATYGRRTRAVIITDSDHVILSAVQPETVAHRLSSKDDDNDE, from the coding sequence ATGGCAATCAAACTTATTAATATTGGCTTCGGAAACATCGTATCGGCCAATCGGATCATCTCAATCGTGAGTCCTGAATCGGCTCCGATCAAGAGGATCATTCAAGAAGCACGGGACCGTCATATGCTGATTGATGCTACATATGGCCGAAGGACACGAGCTGTTATCATTACGGATAGCGACCACGTGATTTTATCGGCTGTGCAGCCAGAAACGGTGGCTCACCGTCTGTCCAGCAAAGATGACGACAACGACGAATAA
- the gmk gene encoding guanylate kinase, with amino-acid sequence MSRGLLIVLSGPSGVGKGTVCTALRSLVPELVYSVSATTRSPRLGEVHGVNYFFKSREQFMDMIENDQLLEYAEYVGNYYGTPRDFVEETLASGKDIILEIEVQGALKVKEKFPEGIFVFLMPPSLDELKDRIQGRGTESQATIDHRMSVAVDEINLLQHYDYAVVNDEINLACERIQSIIIAEHCKVRK; translated from the coding sequence ATGTCTAGAGGATTATTGATTGTATTGTCCGGTCCTTCCGGGGTGGGAAAAGGAACCGTCTGTACGGCACTTCGCAGCCTGGTTCCAGAGCTGGTGTATTCGGTGTCGGCTACGACACGTTCACCGCGGCTCGGCGAGGTACATGGTGTGAACTATTTTTTCAAAAGTCGGGAACAATTCATGGATATGATTGAGAACGACCAGCTTCTCGAATATGCGGAATACGTCGGGAACTATTATGGAACCCCGCGTGATTTTGTGGAAGAAACTTTAGCCTCCGGCAAGGATATTATACTGGAGATCGAAGTGCAGGGTGCACTGAAGGTCAAGGAGAAGTTTCCAGAAGGTATCTTTGTGTTTCTGATGCCGCCGTCGCTGGATGAACTGAAAGATCGGATCCAGGGACGTGGGACAGAGAGTCAAGCTACCATCGACCACCGCATGTCCGTAGCGGTTGACGAAATCAATTTACTGCAGCATTATGATTATGCGGTAGTGAACGATGAAATCAATCTCGCTTGTGAGAGAATACAATCTATCATTATTGCCGAACATTGTAAGGTGAGAAAGTAA
- a CDS encoding bifunctional homocysteine S-methyltransferase/methylenetetrahydrofolate reductase has protein sequence MKPNLRQAWENQVLVGDGAMGTYLYQKGFPVGISYEELNLTSPEVIGNVHRQYAEAGAQVIETNTFSANYDKLSKYGLEAKVGEINRAGVRIAREAAGDNGYVVGAVGSIRAGKRSNISTSELKRYFEEQLSVLISEGVDGILLETFYDVDEIQLALAQARMLSDLPVICQFAVEDIARTLDGFTMPDAYRILSQEGADVIGFNCRTGPNGIMRALETLNGIMNLPASVYPNAGIADYVDGEYLYGASPEYFGKTALEFAKRGARIVGGCCGTTPEHIAEISSALSDYVPAPLPAVDEAEVNRIVIHETAQEQFYERIGEPTIVDIVKERHTVIVELDPPRDLDITKFMKGAEALNKAGADALTLADNSLAVTRMSNMALGHLVQARTGLRPLIHIACRDRNLIGTQSHMMGFDALGIDHVLAVTGDPARFGDLPDSSSVYDMTSFEIIRMIKQLNDGIAFSGKPLKQKAKFVVGAAFNPNVRHLDKAVARLEKKIASGADYVMTQPVYDPELMVRLREATAHLDIPIFIGIMPLASGRNAEYLHNEVPGIQLSDEVRSRMAGLEGEAGRAMGVKIGKELLDVATEHFNGIYLMTPFMFYEMSVQLMEYVWEKSGRRLTPLFH, from the coding sequence ATGAAACCGAATCTTCGGCAGGCATGGGAGAATCAGGTACTGGTCGGTGACGGCGCGATGGGTACTTATTTATATCAAAAAGGATTTCCTGTAGGCATATCATATGAAGAACTGAATTTAACCTCTCCGGAGGTCATCGGAAACGTTCATCGCCAGTATGCTGAGGCTGGTGCCCAGGTCATTGAGACGAACACGTTCTCTGCCAATTATGACAAGCTGTCCAAATACGGTTTGGAGGCGAAGGTAGGAGAGATTAACCGCGCAGGCGTGAGAATTGCGCGTGAAGCTGCCGGCGATAACGGATATGTAGTGGGTGCGGTAGGCTCCATTCGTGCAGGCAAAAGAAGCAACATTTCCACGAGCGAGCTCAAGCGTTACTTCGAAGAGCAGCTGTCGGTACTCATATCGGAAGGCGTTGACGGCATTCTGCTCGAAACGTTTTATGACGTGGACGAGATTCAATTGGCTTTGGCGCAGGCTCGGATGCTTAGCGATCTGCCGGTGATCTGCCAGTTTGCGGTAGAGGATATTGCCCGTACACTGGACGGCTTCACGATGCCGGATGCTTACCGCATCCTGAGTCAAGAAGGTGCGGACGTGATCGGCTTTAACTGCCGGACGGGTCCAAACGGTATCATGCGCGCACTTGAAACCCTGAACGGCATTATGAATCTTCCGGCTTCGGTCTACCCAAATGCGGGGATCGCTGATTATGTGGATGGGGAATACCTTTATGGTGCGAGTCCTGAGTATTTCGGCAAGACGGCTTTGGAGTTTGCGAAACGTGGTGCCCGGATTGTCGGCGGCTGCTGCGGAACGACACCGGAGCATATCGCCGAAATATCATCGGCGTTGTCCGATTACGTACCCGCGCCGCTTCCTGCCGTCGATGAGGCTGAAGTCAACCGGATCGTGATTCACGAGACAGCCCAAGAGCAATTTTACGAGCGCATCGGGGAGCCGACGATTGTCGATATCGTGAAGGAACGTCATACCGTTATCGTCGAGCTGGACCCTCCAAGGGATCTGGATATCACCAAGTTCATGAAGGGTGCGGAAGCTTTGAACAAAGCGGGAGCCGATGCGCTGACCCTTGCAGATAACTCGCTGGCCGTAACCCGTATGAGCAACATGGCGCTCGGCCATCTAGTACAAGCACGCACGGGACTGCGGCCGCTGATCCACATCGCTTGCCGTGACCGAAACCTGATCGGCACGCAGTCGCACATGATGGGCTTTGATGCGCTTGGCATCGACCATGTGCTTGCGGTGACGGGGGATCCGGCACGCTTCGGGGATTTGCCGGATTCCAGCTCGGTGTACGACATGACCTCATTTGAAATCATCCGCATGATCAAACAGCTGAACGACGGCATTGCTTTTTCCGGAAAGCCGCTTAAGCAGAAGGCCAAATTCGTTGTCGGCGCAGCGTTCAATCCCAATGTAAGGCATCTGGACAAAGCGGTTGCCCGCTTGGAGAAGAAGATTGCGTCGGGTGCGGATTATGTGATGACACAGCCTGTGTACGATCCCGAGTTAATGGTTAGGCTGAGGGAAGCGACGGCACATCTGGATATTCCGATCTTTATCGGCATCATGCCGCTGGCAAGCGGACGGAACGCGGAATACCTGCATAATGAGGTACCGGGCATTCAACTGTCGGACGAAGTCCGCAGCCGCATGGCCGGGCTTGAAGGTGAAGCGGGCCGGGCGATGGGTGTCAAGATCGGCAAGGAGCTGCTGGATGTTGCAACAGAGCATTTTAACGGCATATACTTAATGACGCCGTTTATGTTCTATGAAATGAGCGTACAATTAATGGAGTATGTCTGGGAGAAATCGGGCCGTCGATTGACCCCCTTGTTTCATTAA
- the priA gene encoding primosomal protein N' → MEMARVIVDVPSKDTDRPFDYLIPEELRPWVEVGSRVGVPFGHRTLQGFVVSLHPRPEMDTAKMKPIQEVLDVMPPLSPELIELGEWMKERYACRYISVLQSMLPTALKGKAERYISIGDSGTSPTDETDGLFALLPESESEQEIIRFVSQRGEVSLQQLTRAFPDGAATIKALIGRGRLSEYQQIKDKLQKKTVKAVELAVSSEEAHLALASFPAKAQRQKEVLQYILEMEAFLPISQKDLLQALGVTAGTVKALADKGLITLEDIEVFRDPYRGRHFTPSTPLALTPEQQAVYRSIVHKLDERKHGVFLLHGVTGSGKTEIYLQTIQRCLEQERQAIVLVPEISLTPQMVERFKARFGDRVAVMHSRLSDGERYDEWRKIREGRASVVVGARSAVFAPFDRLGLIIMDEEHEGSYKQEETPKYHARDVAIHRAQLTGAAVILGSATPSLESYHAARSQAQDDFAPHLLEMPSRALGNKLPEVQVVDMREELREGNRSMFSRSLHAAISARLERGEQTVLLLNRRGYSTFVMCRSCGYVAGCPECDISLTYHQKSNNLRCHYCGYAAQAPEVCPDCGSEHIRYFGTGTQRVEEELAKLFPGIRVIRMDVDTTTEKGSHEKLLKQFRDKKGDVLLGTQMVAKGLDFPDVTLVGVITADSALNLPDFRAAEKTFQLLTQVAGRAGRHHLPGEVVIQSYTPEHYSIIHASSHDYLSFVKDELKHRKALHYPPYCRLILVTLSHEQLPLLVRMAENFAATIKSESDRRGWFGSLDRFDASALDILGPVASPIPRLKNRYRFQCMIKWRGTMDAVSLVRSVAEKLQDSARDSKLQISIDVDPQMLM, encoded by the coding sequence ATGGAAATGGCACGAGTGATTGTGGACGTGCCGTCCAAGGATACGGACCGGCCTTTTGATTATTTAATCCCTGAGGAGCTCCGCCCATGGGTCGAGGTAGGCAGCCGGGTCGGCGTGCCGTTCGGGCATCGTACGCTTCAGGGGTTTGTGGTCTCTCTGCATCCCCGGCCCGAGATGGATACGGCGAAAATGAAGCCGATTCAGGAAGTGCTCGATGTGATGCCGCCGCTTTCGCCTGAACTGATTGAGCTTGGAGAATGGATGAAGGAGCGGTATGCATGCCGCTATATATCGGTTCTGCAGTCGATGCTGCCAACGGCGCTGAAAGGGAAGGCTGAGCGGTACATTTCCATTGGCGATTCAGGCACGTCTCCGACGGATGAAACCGACGGATTATTTGCGCTCCTGCCCGAGAGTGAGTCGGAACAGGAGATCATCCGCTTTGTCAGTCAGAGAGGCGAGGTTTCGCTCCAGCAGTTAACGCGGGCATTTCCGGATGGGGCTGCCACCATCAAAGCACTGATCGGCCGTGGACGGCTGAGTGAATATCAGCAAATCAAGGATAAACTGCAGAAAAAAACGGTGAAAGCGGTAGAGCTTGCCGTATCGAGCGAGGAAGCGCATCTGGCGCTTGCCTCATTTCCGGCCAAGGCCCAGCGCCAGAAGGAAGTGCTCCAGTATATATTGGAAATGGAAGCATTTCTGCCAATATCGCAGAAGGATCTGCTACAGGCGCTGGGCGTCACCGCAGGCACCGTGAAGGCGCTGGCGGACAAAGGGCTGATTACCCTTGAGGATATCGAAGTGTTCCGTGACCCCTATCGGGGGCGGCATTTTACGCCTAGCACCCCATTAGCGCTCACACCGGAGCAGCAAGCGGTGTACCGCAGCATCGTGCACAAGCTGGATGAACGCAAGCATGGCGTGTTTCTTCTCCACGGGGTAACAGGCAGCGGCAAGACCGAAATCTACCTGCAAACGATTCAGCGATGCCTCGAACAGGAGCGTCAGGCGATTGTGCTGGTGCCTGAGATATCGCTGACACCCCAAATGGTGGAACGATTCAAAGCCCGTTTTGGCGATCGCGTAGCTGTCATGCACAGCCGGCTTTCAGATGGGGAGCGATATGATGAATGGCGGAAAATAAGGGAAGGCCGGGCGTCCGTTGTTGTGGGCGCACGATCGGCAGTGTTTGCGCCGTTTGACCGTCTGGGCTTGATCATTATGGATGAAGAGCATGAAGGTTCCTATAAGCAGGAAGAGACGCCGAAGTACCATGCCAGGGATGTTGCGATTCACCGTGCCCAACTGACCGGTGCAGCCGTCATTTTGGGTTCGGCAACGCCTTCGCTGGAGAGTTACCATGCGGCGAGATCGCAAGCTCAGGATGATTTTGCGCCTCATCTGCTGGAGATGCCGAGCCGTGCGCTGGGCAACAAGCTGCCTGAGGTCCAGGTCGTGGATATGCGAGAGGAGCTGCGAGAAGGAAATCGCTCGATGTTTAGCCGCTCCCTGCATGCCGCGATTTCGGCAAGGCTGGAACGCGGGGAACAGACGGTACTGCTGCTGAATCGGCGGGGCTACTCCACGTTTGTCATGTGCCGGAGCTGCGGATATGTGGCAGGCTGTCCGGAATGCGACATATCGCTAACCTATCATCAGAAATCGAATAATTTGCGCTGCCATTATTGCGGTTATGCCGCACAAGCGCCGGAGGTTTGCCCGGATTGCGGAAGTGAACATATACGCTATTTCGGTACGGGAACGCAACGTGTCGAGGAAGAATTGGCCAAGCTGTTTCCCGGCATTCGCGTCATTCGGATGGACGTGGATACCACGACCGAGAAGGGTTCCCATGAGAAGCTGCTGAAGCAGTTTCGGGATAAAAAAGGGGACGTGCTGCTAGGTACCCAGATGGTCGCCAAAGGCCTGGATTTCCCCGATGTCACCTTGGTCGGTGTCATTACAGCCGATTCGGCGCTGAACCTGCCCGATTTCCGGGCGGCCGAGAAGACGTTTCAACTGCTGACGCAGGTTGCCGGAAGAGCAGGACGCCATCATCTGCCGGGTGAAGTGGTTATCCAATCCTATACACCCGAGCATTATTCGATTATTCATGCAAGCAGCCATGATTATTTATCCTTTGTCAAGGACGAACTGAAGCACCGCAAAGCGCTCCATTATCCGCCGTATTGCAGGCTGATCCTGGTGACGCTGTCGCATGAACAGCTGCCGCTGCTGGTAAGAATGGCGGAGAATTTTGCCGCGACCATCAAAAGCGAATCCGACCGCCGGGGATGGTTTGGGAGTCTGGACCGATTCGACGCTAGCGCGCTCGATATATTGGGCCCGGTAGCCTCCCCTATTCCGCGGTTGAAAAATAGATACAGATTTCAATGTATGATAAAATGGCGGGGAACGATGGATGCTGTCTCGCTGGTACGTTCGGTTGCCGAGAAGCTTCAGGATTCGGCGCGGGACAGCAAGCTCCAGATCAGTATTGACGTAGATCCGCAAATGTTAATGTAA
- a CDS encoding YicC/YloC family endoribonuclease: MSLSMTGYGQSVVDFQGYSISFEVKSVNHRYCEIVFRMPREWACFEDSLRRAVQSRIGRGRIDVYINKENNGESQGAVLNHAMVQAYLQAAEDLKSYGIKGDLAVRDILSLPDVLVSPSGLPMDEAQQKLWNDALLQGLEQALEGLIQMRSREGSFLVKDIGQRLNRLQLLHREMTEIAPEVPEEYRKRLRQRIESLDDGSLAVDEHIFGMEVALFAERSNVDEELIRLHSHLEQCRELLHQKSPVGRKLDFLIQEMNREVNTIGSKANHLTLVNRVVEMKAELEKIREQAANVE; the protein is encoded by the coding sequence ATGTCATTGAGCATGACCGGATATGGGCAATCCGTTGTCGATTTTCAAGGTTACAGTATCTCTTTCGAAGTGAAGTCAGTCAATCATCGGTATTGTGAAATCGTCTTTCGTATGCCCCGTGAGTGGGCTTGCTTCGAGGATTCACTTCGACGGGCGGTACAGAGCCGAATTGGACGCGGGCGGATTGATGTTTATATTAACAAGGAAAACAACGGCGAGTCCCAGGGTGCTGTGCTGAACCACGCCATGGTTCAGGCGTATTTACAGGCAGCCGAGGATTTGAAGTCATATGGAATCAAGGGAGATCTGGCGGTGCGGGATATTTTGTCGCTGCCAGATGTTCTTGTTAGTCCGAGCGGACTTCCCATGGATGAAGCGCAGCAGAAGTTATGGAATGATGCGCTTCTTCAAGGTCTTGAACAAGCGCTGGAGGGTCTGATTCAGATGCGCAGCAGGGAAGGTTCTTTTCTCGTGAAGGATATCGGGCAGAGGTTAAACCGATTGCAGCTGCTTCACCGAGAGATGACCGAGATTGCTCCTGAAGTTCCGGAAGAGTACCGGAAGCGTCTGCGGCAGCGCATAGAATCTCTTGATGACGGGTCGCTTGCTGTTGATGAACATATATTCGGAATGGAAGTTGCCCTGTTTGCTGAACGTTCTAATGTGGACGAGGAGTTGATTCGACTTCACAGTCATTTGGAACAATGCAGAGAGCTGCTTCATCAGAAAAGCCCTGTAGGCCGTAAACTGGATTTTCTGATTCAAGAAATGAACAGAGAAGTCAATACGATTGGATCGAAAGCCAATCATCTGACTCTGGTAAACCGTGTTGTCGAAATGAAAGCGGAACTGGAGAAGATTCGTGAACAAGCCGCTAATGTGGAATGA
- the coaBC gene encoding bifunctional phosphopantothenoylcysteine decarboxylase/phosphopantothenate--cysteine ligase CoaBC, whose amino-acid sequence MLNGKVIVLGVTGGIAAYKAATLCSRLVQRGADVHVIMTESAKQFIPELTLQTLTKNPVYSDTFDERDPSVVSHIHLADLADLVLIAPATANVIGKMAHGLADDMLTTTLLATTAPVMISPAMNVHMYTHPAVMANMETLVSRGVSMIEPGEGLLACGYVGKGRMEEPDTIVDVVDRFFRDRAAQPVALNEEMASSSTGILHGKKVVVTAGGTIERIDPVRYITNDSSGKMGFAIAKVAQQLGADVHLIAAHTDEVPPEGIKTEKVESAQDMYDAVQRVFDHSDIVVKAAAVADYRPAEVATSKIKKRGETMTLDLVKTTDILESLGRQKTTQFLIGFAAETDTVEQFAREKLKRKNCDLIVANDVTQEGAGFRTDTNSVHIFDAEGLVLQLPVMSKEEVAQRLLTLAADRLSGRSS is encoded by the coding sequence ATGTTGAACGGAAAAGTCATTGTGCTTGGCGTTACAGGTGGCATTGCCGCGTATAAAGCAGCGACTTTATGCAGCAGGCTTGTCCAGAGGGGGGCGGATGTGCATGTCATTATGACGGAATCCGCGAAGCAGTTCATTCCGGAATTAACGCTTCAAACGCTGACTAAAAACCCGGTTTATAGCGATACCTTTGATGAACGGGACCCATCGGTCGTCTCGCATATCCATTTGGCTGATTTGGCCGATCTGGTATTGATCGCTCCGGCCACAGCCAATGTCATCGGCAAGATGGCACATGGCCTGGCGGATGACATGCTGACCACAACGCTGCTCGCGACCACGGCTCCTGTCATGATCTCGCCGGCAATGAACGTGCATATGTACACGCACCCAGCCGTCATGGCGAATATGGAGACGCTGGTCTCCCGCGGGGTATCCATGATTGAACCCGGAGAAGGGCTTCTGGCTTGCGGATATGTCGGTAAGGGACGGATGGAAGAGCCCGATACGATTGTTGACGTGGTTGACCGGTTTTTCCGAGATCGTGCCGCACAACCTGTGGCGTTGAATGAGGAAATGGCGAGCAGCTCGACAGGCATATTGCATGGTAAAAAGGTAGTTGTCACGGCCGGCGGCACGATCGAACGCATTGATCCGGTCCGGTATATAACGAATGATTCTTCCGGAAAAATGGGGTTTGCGATCGCGAAAGTGGCCCAGCAGCTGGGAGCGGATGTTCACCTCATTGCCGCTCATACCGATGAAGTCCCGCCAGAGGGAATCAAGACGGAAAAGGTGGAATCGGCTCAAGATATGTACGATGCGGTGCAACGTGTGTTCGATCATAGCGATATCGTGGTCAAGGCAGCAGCGGTTGCCGATTATCGCCCTGCTGAGGTAGCGACATCAAAGATCAAAAAGCGCGGGGAGACGATGACGCTGGATCTTGTCAAGACAACGGACATTCTGGAGAGCCTGGGACGCCAAAAAACCACCCAGTTCTTAATCGGATTTGCTGCTGAGACCGATACGGTGGAGCAGTTTGCCAGAGAAAAGCTGAAACGCAAAAATTGCGATCTGATCGTTGCTAACGATGTTACACAGGAAGGAGCAGGCTTCCGCACGGATACGAACAGCGTTCATATCTTTGATGCAGAAGGGCTGGTCCTGCAGCTTCCCGTGATGTCCAAGGAGGAAGTGGCCCAGAGGCTGTTAACGCTGGCGGCTGATCGGTTGTCCGGGAGGTCATCCTGA
- the fmt gene encoding methionyl-tRNA formyltransferase, protein MNIVFMGTPAFAVPSLEMLIAEGYSLAAVVTQPDRPQGRKKVLTPTPVKEAALRHGIPVLQPQRLRNPEAVAELAQYKPDLIVTAAYGQILPKSVLDMPSLGCLNVHGSLLPAYRGGAPIQRSIINGESVTGITLMYMAEGLDTGDMIARTEVPIEDDDTAGTMFEKLSQAGAELLLRELPRLVKGKVEAEPQDETKATYAPNLTRDDEKIDWNRTSREIYNQIRGLVPFSGGFTLWNGEVFKVWAAAKPDSAQKPSGDAQPGTVLELHEKGIVVKTGDGALTLLTVQPSGKKAMDAAQFVRGTSLTAGTVLT, encoded by the coding sequence ATGAATATTGTATTTATGGGCACCCCGGCCTTTGCAGTACCCAGCCTGGAAATGTTGATTGCCGAAGGTTATTCCTTAGCTGCCGTCGTTACGCAGCCTGACCGTCCGCAAGGGCGTAAAAAAGTGCTGACCCCAACACCGGTTAAGGAAGCCGCTCTTCGTCACGGCATCCCGGTTCTGCAGCCTCAGCGGCTGCGGAATCCGGAAGCCGTGGCCGAGCTGGCCCAATATAAGCCTGATTTGATCGTCACGGCCGCCTATGGCCAAATCCTGCCGAAATCAGTGCTGGATATGCCGTCACTCGGCTGTCTTAATGTCCACGGCTCGCTGCTCCCCGCTTATCGGGGAGGAGCTCCGATTCAGCGCAGCATCATCAACGGAGAATCCGTAACAGGCATCACCCTGATGTATATGGCTGAGGGGCTCGACACGGGGGACATGATCGCACGGACCGAGGTTCCCATTGAAGATGACGATACGGCCGGAACGATGTTCGAGAAGCTGAGCCAAGCCGGTGCGGAGCTGCTCCTGCGGGAGCTGCCGCGGCTCGTGAAGGGCAAGGTGGAGGCTGAGCCCCAGGATGAAACGAAGGCAACGTATGCTCCGAACCTGACCCGGGATGACGAGAAGATCGACTGGAATCGCACTTCCCGCGAAATTTATAATCAAATTCGCGGTCTGGTTCCTTTCTCCGGTGGATTTACGCTGTGGAACGGGGAAGTGTTCAAAGTATGGGCAGCGGCTAAGCCGGACAGCGCTCAGAAGCCATCTGGCGATGCACAGCCCGGAACCGTGCTGGAGCTGCATGAGAAGGGGATCGTTGTGAAAACAGGCGACGGCGCGCTGACGCTGCTTACGGTTCAGCCCAGCGGCAAGAAGGCAATGGATGCAGCGCAATTCGTGCGCGGGACGAGCCTGACGGCCGGGACGGTGCTGACGTGA
- the rsmB gene encoding 16S rRNA (cytosine(967)-C(5))-methyltransferase RsmB, protein MNVLTQVEQEGAYSNLLLNTALQKSSLAKSDAGLATELIYGTISRLNTLDYFLDKFVNKGVQKLQPWVRALLRISLYQVVYLDRIPDHAVVSEAVNLAKRRGHQGISGMVNGVLRNILRQKESLAIPENMPAAQRISLLHSHPQWLVERWISQYGIETTEAICAANNEPPAVSVRVNTTMISREDMLALMSSHDFDATPSSLSPYGIVVKGAGNMALTDWYRDGMISIQDESSMLVAEAVKPEAGMRVLDCCAAPGGKSAHMGELMKDEGSIVANDIHAHKGKLISDQASRLGLDSISIVTGDALDLVDRFEPASFDRILLDAPCSGLGVIRRKPDLKWGKSQEDIHEIAALQLRLLESVSTLLRPGGLLVYSTCTIEPLENEGVVSAFLEGHSEFDIPKDGLGALSRLEEKSLQRGGGIQILPQHYHSDGFYIARLGRRPS, encoded by the coding sequence ATGAATGTATTAACACAGGTTGAGCAGGAGGGGGCGTACAGCAATCTTCTGCTCAACACCGCCTTGCAGAAGTCCTCGCTTGCGAAGAGCGACGCCGGACTTGCTACAGAGCTGATCTATGGCACGATCTCGCGACTGAACACGCTCGATTATTTTTTGGACAAGTTTGTCAATAAAGGGGTACAGAAGCTGCAGCCGTGGGTAAGGGCACTGCTTCGCATCAGTCTGTATCAGGTCGTATATCTGGATCGGATTCCGGATCACGCGGTTGTCAGCGAAGCCGTTAATCTGGCGAAGCGCCGCGGGCATCAAGGGATTTCCGGTATGGTGAACGGGGTGCTTCGGAATATTTTGCGTCAGAAGGAAAGCTTGGCGATCCCTGAGAATATGCCGGCGGCCCAGCGCATTTCTCTGCTGCATTCCCATCCGCAGTGGCTGGTGGAGCGCTGGATATCCCAGTACGGGATCGAGACGACAGAGGCAATCTGTGCCGCGAACAATGAACCGCCCGCTGTCAGCGTTAGGGTGAACACCACGATGATCAGCCGGGAGGACATGCTGGCATTAATGAGCAGCCACGACTTCGATGCCACCCCTTCGTCGCTTAGCCCCTATGGGATTGTCGTAAAAGGAGCGGGCAATATGGCCTTGACCGATTGGTATCGGGACGGGATGATCTCGATCCAGGATGAAAGCTCCATGCTGGTCGCCGAGGCTGTCAAGCCAGAGGCGGGAATGCGGGTGCTGGATTGCTGCGCAGCCCCGGGCGGGAAAAGTGCCCACATGGGCGAGCTGATGAAGGATGAAGGCAGCATTGTTGCCAACGACATCCATGCCCATAAAGGCAAGCTGATATCGGATCAGGCCAGCCGTTTGGGACTGGACAGCATTTCGATCGTGACTGGTGACGCGCTGGATTTGGTTGACCGCTTCGAGCCTGCGTCTTTTGACCGAATTTTGCTGGATGCTCCATGCTCGGGCCTTGGCGTAATCCGTCGCAAGCCTGATCTGAAGTGGGGCAAGTCACAGGAGGACATACATGAAATTGCGGCGCTTCAGCTAAGGCTGCTGGAGTCGGTCTCGACCTTGCTTCGTCCCGGAGGACTCTTGGTGTACAGCACGTGTACGATTGAGCCGCTGGAGAATGAAGGCGTTGTATCTGCTTTTCTGGAAGGCCATTCCGAGTTTGACATCCCGAAAGACGGTCTTGGAGCCTTAAGCCGGCTGGAAGAGAAATCGCTTCAGCGTGGAGGCGGGATTCAAATTCTGCCGCAGCACTATCACAGTGACGGCTTTTACATTGCAAGACTCGGCAGACGCCCCTCTTAG
- the def gene encoding peptide deformylase: MAIRIIVKEPDEVLHKKAKEVTKITPNVQKLLDDMADTMYDAEGVGLAAPQVGILKRLIVIDAGDEHGLIKMINPEIVESEGEQFGPEGCLSIPGWNGDVRRAEKVTVKGLDREGKELIITGTGLLARAFQHEIDHLNGVLFTEIADRVYEYVPEQPRKELENR; encoded by the coding sequence ATGGCGATTCGTATTATCGTTAAAGAACCGGATGAGGTTCTTCATAAAAAGGCAAAGGAAGTTACCAAAATTACGCCGAACGTTCAAAAGCTCCTGGACGATATGGCCGATACCATGTACGATGCGGAAGGCGTTGGATTAGCTGCGCCGCAGGTCGGCATTCTGAAGCGTCTGATCGTGATCGATGCCGGTGACGAGCACGGTTTGATCAAGATGATCAATCCGGAGATCGTGGAGAGCGAAGGCGAGCAATTCGGACCGGAGGGCTGCCTGAGCATTCCGGGATGGAACGGGGATGTGCGCCGTGCGGAGAAAGTGACGGTTAAGGGGCTTGATCGTGAAGGCAAAGAGCTTATCATTACGGGTACCGGGCTGCTTGCGAGAGCGTTTCAGCATGAAATCGATCATCTGAACGGGGTGCTGTTTACGGAAATCGCTGATCGGGTGTATGAGTATGTTCCGGAACAGCCGAGAAAAGAGCTGGAGAATCGATGA